The Hyphomicrobiales bacterium genome has a window encoding:
- a CDS encoding putative spermidine/putrescine transport system permease protein (Evidence 3 : Putative function from multiple computational evidences) translates to MVAPLLAAPLLLLFAIFFVVPFVEIMRISFSGKGGAWAGVSWLMSSPVFAVVFLNTLKLALSVTLICLVLGYPAACFIAGQPASRRGIYLALVLLPFWTSVLVRTYTWSLVLGREGLLNASLIWLGLADEPQRFMFTPLAVHLGMVQILLPVAILTLVGVMTELDSGLVRAARVLGASPWRAFWHVYLPMTKPGIVAAAMLLFILSLGFYITPALLGGPRHRTIANLIDLQVHQMNDWTAASAMALVLLATTIAAVALLRWLVPERNLYGGAR, encoded by the coding sequence ATGGTGGCGCCGCTTCTGGCCGCGCCGCTCCTGCTGCTCTTCGCGATCTTCTTCGTGGTCCCGTTCGTCGAGATCATGCGGATCTCGTTTTCAGGCAAGGGCGGGGCATGGGCCGGCGTAAGCTGGCTGATGTCCTCGCCGGTCTTCGCGGTGGTCTTCCTGAACACGCTGAAGCTCGCGCTCAGCGTGACGCTGATCTGCCTCGTCCTCGGCTATCCCGCCGCCTGCTTCATCGCCGGCCAGCCGGCCTCGCGGCGCGGCATCTATCTCGCGCTGGTACTGCTGCCGTTCTGGACCAGCGTGCTCGTGCGCACCTACACATGGTCGCTGGTGCTCGGGCGCGAGGGCCTGCTCAACGCCTCGCTGATCTGGTTGGGCCTCGCCGACGAGCCGCAGCGCTTCATGTTCACGCCGCTTGCCGTGCATCTCGGCATGGTCCAGATCCTGCTGCCGGTCGCGATCCTCACCCTGGTCGGCGTGATGACCGAACTCGACTCCGGACTGGTCCGGGCGGCGCGCGTGCTCGGCGCCTCGCCCTGGCGCGCCTTCTGGCATGTCTACCTGCCGATGACGAAGCCCGGCATCGTCGCCGCCGCGATGTTGCTCTTCATCCTTTCGCTCGGCTTCTACATCACGCCGGCGCTGCTCGGCGGACCGCGCCATCGCACCATCGCCAATCTGATCGACCTGCAGGTCCACCAGATGAACGACTGGACGGCAGCCTCGGCCATGGCGCTCGTGCTGCTGGCGACGACGATCGCCGCGGTCGCGCTGCTGCGCTGGCTGGTGCCGGAGCGCAATCTCTACGGAGGTGCGCGATGA
- a CDS encoding ABC transporter substrate-binding protein, with translation MTAVTRRDMGRLALGGAALAALGTSARAQAVTITVNGSGGSLAKSLERIYEKPFTAETGIGVRATAPVSLAKLKAMVETGNMEWDLTEMGGADMIEAVKNGWLTEIDWSIIDPDNKLPAIARQKYGMVTSTFSTVIAYRTDKFAGKAPKSWADFWDVKNFPGPRALQDSPVQNLEFALLADGVPADKLYPLDVERAFKKLDQIKRHVAAWWTTGAQQVQLLVDGEAVMGTVWNGRVPPLKKEGKPVDIIWNGGALQLSYWAVPKGAKHPKEAMRYMKTRLDPDKGVQLLQDSPYPGFAPGLIEKVDPALAKILPIHPDNVAVQYSFNPEYWSEHRPKLTERWAAWLLS, from the coding sequence ATGACGGCAGTAACGAGACGTGACATGGGCCGCCTGGCGCTGGGCGGCGCGGCGCTTGCCGCATTGGGCACGAGCGCCCGCGCGCAGGCCGTGACGATCACCGTCAACGGCTCGGGCGGCAGCCTCGCCAAGTCGCTGGAGCGGATCTACGAAAAGCCCTTCACGGCCGAGACCGGCATCGGTGTCCGCGCCACGGCGCCCGTCTCCCTCGCCAAGCTCAAGGCGATGGTCGAGACCGGCAACATGGAATGGGACCTGACCGAGATGGGCGGGGCCGACATGATCGAGGCCGTGAAGAATGGCTGGCTGACCGAAATCGACTGGTCGATCATCGACCCCGACAACAAGCTGCCGGCGATCGCCCGCCAGAAATACGGCATGGTCACCTCGACCTTCTCGACCGTGATCGCCTATCGCACCGACAAGTTCGCCGGCAAGGCGCCGAAATCCTGGGCCGATTTCTGGGATGTGAAGAACTTCCCGGGGCCGCGCGCCCTGCAGGATTCGCCGGTGCAGAACCTCGAATTCGCGCTGCTGGCCGACGGCGTGCCGGCCGACAAGCTCTATCCGCTCGATGTCGAGCGCGCCTTCAAGAAGCTCGACCAGATCAAGCGCCATGTCGCGGCCTGGTGGACAACCGGCGCCCAGCAAGTCCAGCTCCTCGTCGATGGCGAGGCGGTGATGGGCACGGTCTGGAACGGGCGCGTGCCGCCGCTCAAGAAGGAAGGCAAGCCGGTCGACATCATCTGGAACGGCGGGGCGCTCCAGCTCTCCTACTGGGCAGTGCCGAAGGGCGCCAAGCACCCGAAGGAGGCGATGCGCTACATGAAGACGCGCCTCGACCCCGACAAGGGCGTGCAGCTCCTGCAGGATTCGCCCTATCCCGGCTTTGCGCCCGGCCTGATCGAGAAGGTCGATCCGGCGCTCGCCAAGATCCTGCCGATCCATCCGGACAATGTCGCGGTGCAGTACTCGTTCAATCCGGAATACTGGAGCGAGCACCGGCCGAAACTGACCGAGCGCTGGGCCGCCTGGCTGCTGAGCTGA
- the potA gene encoding Spermidine/putrescine import ATP-binding protein PotA, with translation MHPALAHRDAKGLQASSGGAPISFSGITKRYGPVEALREFSLDIAGGEFVTFLGPSGSGKTTALNILAGFIEPSAGDVLIDGVSITRLPTEKRNVGMVFQSYSLFPHMDVRDNVAFPLRMRGVPKAERHARAEQALAMVRLAGYGGRKPHELSGGQRQRVACARAIVFEPRVLLMDEPLGALDLKLREAMQDEIKEVQRRIGCTVIYVTHDQGEALAMSDRIVVMSEGRIEQIGSPAAVYDSPSNAFVAQFVGETNFLPAELAGGRLAFAGADAPAPARLPEGWRGRVALRPEHFTRVPETGGAPALAGRIGDVAFHGGSYRYVVETEKAGRVIVQEQRRHGGDGPVAGATVTLGFSLERAAFLDG, from the coding sequence ATGCACCCAGCTTTAGCACACCGCGACGCGAAAGGGTTGCAGGCCTCTTCGGGCGGGGCACCGATCTCGTTTTCCGGGATCACGAAGCGCTATGGACCGGTCGAGGCGCTCCGGGAATTCTCGCTGGATATCGCGGGCGGCGAGTTCGTCACCTTCCTCGGCCCGTCGGGCTCCGGCAAGACGACGGCGCTCAACATCCTCGCTGGCTTCATCGAGCCCAGCGCCGGGGACGTACTGATCGACGGTGTCTCGATCACCCGCCTGCCGACTGAGAAGCGCAATGTCGGCATGGTCTTCCAGAGCTATTCGTTGTTCCCGCATATGGATGTCCGCGACAATGTCGCCTTCCCGCTGCGGATGCGGGGGGTGCCGAAGGCCGAGCGCCATGCGCGGGCCGAGCAGGCGCTGGCGATGGTCCGGCTCGCCGGCTATGGCGGGCGTAAGCCGCACGAGCTCTCCGGCGGCCAGCGTCAGCGCGTCGCCTGCGCCCGCGCCATCGTGTTCGAGCCGCGCGTGCTGCTGATGGACGAGCCGCTCGGCGCGCTCGACCTCAAGCTGCGCGAGGCGATGCAGGACGAGATCAAGGAGGTGCAGCGCCGCATCGGCTGCACGGTGATCTATGTCACGCATGACCAGGGCGAGGCGCTCGCCATGTCCGACCGGATCGTGGTGATGAGCGAGGGGCGGATCGAGCAGATCGGCTCGCCGGCCGCCGTCTATGACAGCCCCAGCAACGCCTTCGTCGCGCAATTCGTCGGCGAGACCAATTTCCTGCCGGCCGAGCTGGCCGGGGGACGTCTCGCCTTCGCGGGAGCGGATGCGCCGGCGCCAGCCCGTCTGCCGGAAGGCTGGCGCGGGCGCGTAGCGTTGCGGCCGGAGCATTTCACAAGGGTTCCGGAGACTGGCGGCGCGCCTGCGCTGGCCGGACGGATCGGCGATGTCGCCTTCCATGGCGGCAGCTACCGCTATGTCGTCGAGACGGAGAAGGCCGGGCGCGTGATCGTGCAGGAGCAGCGCCGGCACGGCGGCGACGGCCCCGTTGCCGGCGCGACGGTGACGCTCGGATTCAGCCTGGAAAGGGCAGCGTTCCTCGACGGCTGA
- a CDS encoding TetR/AcrR family transcriptional regulator, producing MSPARTMGDAAADSDPALPTVAGFSLPEAMRAELEAAPKLSRSEMTRRRLMIAAAELIQDAGFGGLKVADICKRADFAHGTFYLHWKDRRGVAHDVLTAFMEAIRTHRPQRRPMQSFYQRLMAGQLYYIDVYRRNVGLMRCQGQLADELDSFAELGLKANLGLAHRIVRAAAREEPALEAQPIERRLGTALACIAMVDKLLHEVFARGLDLGLDDVALAEMLSLSWHRTLLGRDPSADIAPVVSPGG from the coding sequence ATGAGCCCGGCCAGGACGATGGGCGATGCGGCTGCGGATTCCGACCCGGCGCTGCCGACCGTAGCCGGCTTCAGCCTGCCAGAAGCCATGCGCGCGGAGCTCGAAGCCGCGCCCAAACTCTCCCGTTCGGAAATGACCCGGCGGCGCCTGATGATCGCGGCGGCCGAGCTGATCCAGGATGCCGGTTTCGGAGGTCTCAAGGTCGCCGATATCTGCAAGCGCGCCGATTTCGCCCACGGCACCTTCTATCTGCACTGGAAGGACCGGCGCGGCGTGGCGCATGACGTGCTGACCGCCTTCATGGAGGCGATCCGCACCCACAGGCCGCAGCGCAGGCCAATGCAGAGTTTCTACCAGCGGCTGATGGCCGGCCAGCTCTACTACATCGATGTCTATCGCCGGAATGTCGGCCTGATGCGCTGCCAGGGCCAGCTAGCCGATGAGCTGGACAGCTTTGCAGAGCTTGGTCTCAAGGCCAATCTGGGGCTGGCCCATCGTATCGTGCGGGCAGCGGCGCGCGAAGAACCCGCACTCGAAGCCCAACCGATCGAGCGCCGCCTCGGAACGGCCCTGGCCTGCATTGCGATGGTAGACAAGCTCCTGCATGAGGTGTTCGCGCGCGGCCTTGATCTCGGCCTCGACGATGTGGCGCTTGCGGAGATGCTGTCCTTGAGCTGGCATCGCACGCTGCTCGGCCGCGATCCTTCTGCTGATATCGCGCCTGTCGTTTCGCCCGGAGGATGA
- a CDS encoding Amidohydrolase — protein sequence MIIDYGSRPPLPAFGPKGAEHLKRYRQVYAASETAAEPQQDLAGYLAEYDKAGVSHVCVKARDLETTYGWRVRNEDVAEFCREQGPRFIGFAGVDPNKGMTAVRVLGLRGLNLQCFEHHLAINDRRMYPLYAKCIELDIPVNIHCSINFATSTLMRYGHPSLLDEVMVDFPELRVCASPPGFPWVHELIGVAWRHPNVSIGLVAVRPKYLQVAGSGYEPLLQYGRTVLKDRIIFGSAYPLGPIARTIAEIRALPIGEEVEKLWLHDNAKRFLRL from the coding sequence GTGATCATCGACTATGGCAGCCGCCCACCGCTCCCCGCCTTCGGACCGAAGGGCGCCGAGCATCTGAAGCGCTACCGGCAGGTCTATGCCGCCAGCGAAACCGCGGCCGAACCGCAGCAGGATCTCGCCGGCTATCTCGCAGAATACGACAAGGCCGGCGTCAGCCATGTCTGCGTCAAGGCACGCGACCTCGAGACGACCTATGGCTGGCGCGTCCGCAACGAGGATGTCGCCGAATTCTGCCGCGAGCAGGGGCCGCGCTTCATTGGCTTCGCCGGCGTCGACCCGAACAAGGGCATGACCGCCGTGCGCGTGCTCGGCCTGCGCGGACTCAACCTGCAATGCTTCGAGCACCATCTCGCGATCAACGACCGGCGGATGTACCCGCTCTATGCCAAATGCATCGAGCTCGACATTCCCGTGAACATTCATTGCTCGATCAATTTCGCGACCTCGACCTTGATGCGCTACGGCCACCCGTCCCTGCTCGACGAGGTGATGGTCGATTTTCCCGAATTGCGGGTCTGCGCCTCGCCGCCGGGCTTTCCCTGGGTGCACGAGCTGATCGGCGTCGCCTGGCGCCACCCCAATGTCAGCATCGGCCTCGTCGCCGTCCGGCCGAAATACCTCCAGGTCGCGGGCTCCGGCTACGAGCCGCTGCTGCAATATGGCCGCACCGTCCTGAAGGACCGCATCATCTTCGGCAGCGCCTATCCGCTCGGCCCGATCGCGCGCACCATCGCCGAGATCAGGGCGCTCCCGATCGGCGAGGAGGTGGAGAAGCTCTGGCTCCACGACAATGCCAAGCGTTTCCTGCGCCTGTAA
- a CDS encoding Amidase yields MSMPLWSRSAAKLLPELRSGALKAETLMQSVLGQIEARNQPVNAFSHIATDSALEAAREADRKLAKGAAPGPLHGLPFSVKDLVAVAGMPLEYASHAFAGQVADTDAEAVSRLRRAGAIPFAKSTTPEFGHKVLTDSPRQGVSRNPWNTDYSCGGSSGGAAIAAAMGFGPLHLTSDGAGSGRIPASCCGVVGLKPSWGAVPHETTTDLFGSLTCLGQMGRTVADVALMFNAMKGPDRRDPLSFGGSAEPARLPDDPVAALKGLRFRYAPRTLNRWVAPAVEAAAGETVERLLAAGAERVAMLDDIVFGTPSALVLMRAYQHARFGSLLEEHGARMDRTARLGLTMQPEAQTYTRLAHAQRARSEIYRQVERLFDDADVFITPTVATPALPIDQQSDGPLVVDGIDHGPLRDAWYPYTIPYNASGHPALSVPCGMSPDGLPIGLQIVGRWHSEAQLLAVAAAIEALKPWAATWPALSGKEQHS; encoded by the coding sequence ATGAGCATGCCCCTCTGGAGCCGCAGCGCGGCCAAACTCCTGCCCGAATTGCGCTCCGGCGCGCTCAAGGCCGAGACACTGATGCAGTCCGTGCTCGGCCAGATCGAGGCACGCAACCAGCCGGTCAACGCCTTCTCCCATATCGCGACCGACAGCGCGCTCGAAGCCGCCCGCGAGGCCGACCGCAAGCTCGCTAAAGGCGCCGCGCCCGGCCCGCTCCACGGCTTGCCCTTCAGCGTCAAGGACTTGGTCGCCGTCGCCGGCATGCCGCTCGAATACGCTTCGCATGCCTTCGCCGGACAGGTCGCCGATACGGATGCCGAGGCGGTCTCTCGCCTGCGTCGGGCCGGCGCCATTCCCTTCGCAAAATCGACCACCCCGGAATTCGGCCACAAGGTGCTGACCGATTCCCCGCGCCAGGGCGTCAGCCGCAATCCCTGGAACACCGATTATAGCTGCGGCGGCTCCAGCGGCGGCGCGGCGATCGCGGCGGCGATGGGCTTCGGCCCCCTGCATCTCACCTCGGACGGGGCCGGTTCCGGCCGCATCCCGGCCTCCTGCTGCGGCGTCGTCGGCCTGAAGCCGAGCTGGGGGGCGGTGCCGCACGAGACCACGACGGACCTGTTCGGCTCGCTGACCTGCCTCGGCCAGATGGGCCGCACGGTCGCGGATGTCGCGCTGATGTTCAACGCGATGAAAGGCCCCGACCGGCGCGATCCGCTCTCCTTCGGCGGCTCGGCCGAGCCTGCCCGGCTCCCCGATGATCCCGTCGCGGCGCTGAAGGGCCTGCGCTTCCGCTACGCGCCCCGAACCCTCAACCGCTGGGTCGCCCCGGCGGTGGAGGCCGCCGCCGGCGAGACGGTCGAGCGCCTGCTGGCAGCCGGCGCCGAGCGCGTGGCGATGCTGGACGACATCGTCTTCGGCACGCCCTCGGCCCTCGTGCTGATGCGCGCCTACCAGCATGCCCGCTTCGGTTCCTTGCTGGAGGAGCACGGCGCGCGCATGGACCGCACCGCCCGCCTCGGCCTGACGATGCAGCCGGAAGCGCAGACCTATACGCGCCTCGCCCATGCCCAGCGCGCCCGCTCCGAGATCTATCGGCAGGTGGAACGTCTCTTCGACGACGCGGATGTCTTCATCACGCCGACCGTCGCAACGCCGGCCCTGCCCATCGACCAGCAATCCGACGGCCCGCTCGTCGTCGACGGCATCGACCACGGCCCGCTGCGCGATGCCTGGTATCCCTACACCATCCCCTACAACGCCAGCGGACATCCCGCGCTGTCCGTGCCCTGCGGCATGAGCCCCGACGGCCTGCCCATCGGCCTCCAGATCGTCGGCCGCTGGCACTCGGAAGCGCAGCTTCTGGCGGTCGCCGCCGCGATCGAAGCCCTGAAACCATGGGCTGCAACCTGGCCCGCCCTCTCCGGCAAGGAGCAGCATTCGTGA
- a CDS encoding Acyl--CoA ligase, whose protein sequence is MPPLPAETEMPVWADAYVARLAALDVEARHREMERFSFPRNIGTLLREAATETPEALAWNFFETGETITYAALDKAVDRMAVALASFGVTRGMKVGVMLPNCPQMPIVWLGLARIGAVMVPVNLRYTGRELAYVLGDAGAEALVIHDECGPQYREAAEVAEAGKFPQPHRILRMAAEEAQESLLPPCAMTLEALVASVPEGARHDGPEPAHDDLMNIQYTSGTTGFPKGCMLTHRYWLGAGFVNGFRDARRFRRVLASTPFFYMDPQWLLLLCFYQRGTLFVAKRQSASRFAAWLREHRIHFCLFPEVVFKQPETPEDGKTELMRANIYGHRKQINAALRKRFNAPAMEAFGMTEVGPGLYMPLDALHMVGSGSCGIPAPFRQARVVDEEGKDVPRGEIGELVLKGTGLMLGYYNRPEANRDSFFGEWFRTGDLFRQDAEGYFYIVGRLKDMVRRAGENIAAREVETVLRNMDEIEEVAVVPVPDDLRGEEVKAYVLPAAGLSGSDELISRISRHCEANLAAFKIPRYIAFVDDIPRTASQKVAKTALTAGIADLRLGAFDRVEGIWR, encoded by the coding sequence ATGCCGCCCCTGCCCGCCGAGACCGAAATGCCCGTCTGGGCCGATGCCTATGTGGCGCGCCTGGCCGCGCTCGATGTCGAGGCGCGGCATCGCGAGATGGAGCGCTTCAGCTTCCCCCGCAATATCGGCACCTTGCTGCGCGAGGCGGCCACCGAGACGCCGGAGGCGCTTGCCTGGAATTTCTTCGAGACCGGCGAGACGATCACCTATGCGGCGCTCGACAAGGCTGTCGACCGGATGGCGGTGGCGCTCGCCTCCTTCGGCGTGACGCGCGGCATGAAGGTCGGCGTGATGCTGCCGAACTGCCCGCAGATGCCGATCGTCTGGCTTGGGCTGGCGCGGATCGGCGCGGTGATGGTGCCGGTCAACCTGCGCTATACCGGCCGCGAGCTCGCCTATGTGCTCGGCGATGCCGGCGCCGAAGCGTTGGTCATCCATGACGAATGCGGTCCGCAGTATCGCGAGGCGGCCGAGGTCGCCGAGGCCGGGAAGTTCCCGCAGCCCCACCGCATCCTGCGCATGGCCGCCGAGGAGGCACAGGAGAGCCTGTTGCCGCCGTGCGCCATGACGCTTGAGGCTCTCGTCGCTTCGGTGCCGGAAGGCGCGCGGCATGACGGGCCTGAGCCCGCTCATGACGACCTCATGAACATCCAGTACACCTCGGGCACGACCGGCTTCCCCAAGGGCTGCATGCTGACGCATCGCTATTGGCTCGGCGCCGGCTTCGTGAACGGCTTCCGCGATGCCCGCCGCTTCCGGCGCGTGCTCGCCTCGACGCCGTTCTTCTACATGGACCCGCAATGGTTATTGCTGCTGTGCTTCTACCAGCGCGGCACGCTTTTCGTCGCGAAGCGCCAGAGCGCCAGCCGCTTCGCCGCCTGGCTGCGCGAGCACCGCATCCATTTCTGCCTGTTCCCGGAGGTCGTCTTCAAGCAGCCGGAGACGCCCGAGGACGGCAAGACCGAGTTGATGCGCGCCAACATCTATGGCCACCGCAAGCAGATCAACGCGGCCTTGCGCAAGCGCTTCAATGCCCCGGCAATGGAGGCCTTCGGCATGACCGAGGTCGGCCCCGGCCTCTACATGCCGCTCGATGCGCTGCACATGGTCGGCTCCGGCTCCTGCGGCATCCCCGCGCCGTTCCGGCAGGCGCGCGTCGTCGATGAGGAAGGCAAGGACGTCCCGCGCGGCGAGATCGGCGAGCTCGTGCTGAAGGGCACCGGCCTGATGCTCGGCTATTACAACCGGCCGGAGGCCAATCGCGACAGCTTCTTCGGCGAATGGTTCCGCACCGGCGATCTCTTCCGGCAGGACGCAGAAGGCTATTTCTACATCGTCGGCCGGCTCAAGGACATGGTGCGGCGCGCCGGCGAGAACATCGCGGCCCGCGAGGTCGAGACCGTGCTGCGCAACATGGACGAGATCGAGGAGGTCGCGGTCGTTCCCGTGCCGGACGATCTGCGCGGCGAGGAGGTCAAGGCCTATGTCCTGCCCGCCGCCGGCCTCAGCGGCAGCGACGAGCTGATCAGCCGGATCAGCAGGCATTGCGAGGCCAATCTCGCCGCTTTCAAGATCCCCCGCTACATCGCCTTCGTCGACGACATCCCGCGCACCGCCTCGCAGAAAGTGGCGAAGACGGCCTTGACGGCCGGCATCGCCGACCTGCGTCTCGGCGCCTTCGACAGGGTGGAAGGAATCTGGCGATGA
- a CDS encoding LysR family transcriptional regulator — protein MRITHRQLEAYIQFMETGSVTAAAERMRLSQPAMSKILAGLEIDLALTLFERKRKRLIPTHQAQLLYKEVRRLFASLSDVERFARDLRDLRSGELRIVSAASIGHTLVADALVAFAEANPAISVTLDVSSVVGSDVLGQNVDIGFSVSHFHHPDLLTEPLFHADAVCVMRRDHPLASREVIVPRDLEGAEFISFTRNSRMRHLTDAVFEQQRISRKMRAEVFSSVEANALVSRGFGIAIVEPMTVHQGFWPDLVARRFEPTIAFTFNAIVSRNRPVSPLTKAFLAELRSRIAALANGDDPRAAESLIVRPPQRRTRDGAGSGAVVADKEGEAGDAIEDDHGEESDQHADR, from the coding sequence ATGCGGATCACCCATCGACAGCTCGAAGCCTATATCCAGTTCATGGAGACCGGCAGCGTCACGGCCGCGGCCGAGCGGATGCGGCTGTCGCAGCCGGCGATGAGCAAGATCCTGGCGGGACTCGAAATCGACCTCGCGCTCACCCTGTTCGAGCGCAAGCGCAAGCGCCTGATCCCGACGCATCAGGCGCAACTGCTGTACAAGGAGGTGCGCCGGCTCTTCGCCTCGCTGAGCGATGTCGAGCGCTTCGCCAGGGATCTGCGCGACCTGCGGTCAGGGGAACTCAGGATCGTCTCGGCGGCCTCGATCGGCCATACGCTGGTGGCGGATGCGCTCGTCGCCTTTGCCGAGGCCAATCCGGCAATCTCGGTGACGCTCGACGTCTCCAGCGTCGTCGGCAGCGACGTGCTCGGCCAGAATGTCGATATCGGCTTCTCGGTCAGCCATTTCCATCACCCGGACCTGCTGACCGAGCCGCTCTTCCATGCCGATGCGGTCTGCGTGATGCGGCGGGACCATCCGCTGGCGTCGCGTGAAGTGATCGTGCCGCGCGATCTCGAAGGGGCGGAGTTCATCTCCTTCACCCGCAACAGCCGGATGCGGCACCTGACCGATGCGGTGTTCGAGCAGCAGCGCATCTCGCGTAAGATGCGGGCGGAGGTGTTCTCCTCGGTCGAGGCGAACGCGCTGGTCTCGCGCGGTTTCGGCATTGCCATCGTCGAGCCGATGACCGTGCATCAGGGTTTTTGGCCGGATCTGGTGGCGCGCCGCTTCGAGCCGACCATCGCCTTCACCTTCAACGCCATCGTCTCGCGCAACCGGCCGGTCTCGCCTCTGACCAAGGCGTTCCTGGCCGAACTCAGGAGCCGGATCGCAGCGCTCGCGAATGGCGACGATCCGCGCGCCGCCGAGAGCCTGATCGTGCGCCCGCCGCAGCGGCGCACGCGCGACGGCGCGGGTTCAGGCGCCGTCGTGGCGGACAAAGAAGGTGAGGCCGGCGACGCGATCGAGGATGATCACGGCGAGGAAAGTGATCAGCACGCTGATCGTTGA
- a CDS encoding ABC transporter permease: MSANPKLSTWAGILLLISLPAPILIIIGASFSDTSYIQFPPEGLSLRWYRDALFDPRWPRAFAISVGIAAATAVIVTIVNFMAAYYTQRHAPKLAIWLELAIFSPLFFPHAAMGVAMVALVAQFGLIGTAPGIVLAHLIVTLPFSYRPIHIALRSLDPDLVRAANVMGASEWRALKDIVIPMCRSGILTSLLFAGIISFDEVTVTMFLIGPNISTLPVQIFSFVQDSATPVLAAISTISVLITFLAVIILDRVAGLTFFVRHDGA; this comes from the coding sequence ATGTCGGCAAATCCCAAACTCTCGACCTGGGCCGGCATCCTGCTGCTGATCTCTCTGCCGGCACCGATCCTGATCATCATCGGCGCCTCCTTCAGCGACACCAGTTATATCCAGTTCCCGCCGGAGGGCTTGAGCCTGCGCTGGTATCGCGATGCGCTGTTCGATCCGCGCTGGCCGCGCGCCTTCGCGATCAGCGTCGGCATCGCGGCGGCGACGGCGGTGATCGTCACCATCGTCAACTTCATGGCCGCCTATTACACGCAGCGCCATGCACCGAAGCTCGCAATCTGGCTGGAACTGGCGATCTTCTCGCCACTGTTCTTCCCGCATGCCGCGATGGGCGTCGCCATGGTCGCGCTCGTCGCCCAGTTCGGTTTGATTGGAACGGCGCCGGGCATCGTGCTCGCTCATCTCATCGTGACGCTGCCCTTCTCCTACCGGCCGATCCATATCGCCTTGCGCAGCCTCGACCCCGACCTGGTGCGCGCCGCCAATGTGATGGGCGCGAGCGAATGGCGCGCGCTCAAGGACATCGTCATCCCGATGTGCCGGTCCGGTATCCTGACCTCGCTGCTCTTCGCCGGAATCATCTCCTTCGACGAGGTCACGGTGACGATGTTCCTGATCGGGCCGAACATCTCGACCCTGCCGGTCCAGATCTTCTCCTTCGTCCAGGATTCGGCGACGCCGGTGCTGGCCGCGATCTCAACGATCAGCGTGCTGATCACTTTCCTCGCCGTGATCATCCTCGATCGCGTCGCCGGCCTCACCTTCTTTGTCCGCCACGACGGCGCCTGA
- a CDS encoding ABC transporter permease: MTETQPASPAKALLLLPVLVLLGLFFASVFQLFSNGFADADGWSLRYFRQILNRSDYQVIFARTILSSLTVALLSVALSYPIALLLWRLERWRNTLLIVVLVPWLVSLVVRTYGWLVLLGPKGVINGMLAWTGIIQQPLALMFNDLGIVIGLTHVLIPFAVISILSSLLAIESNLEEASGVLGASRFQTFRRIVLPLSLPGAFTALIVIFLASIGAIVTPIVLGGMSHQFVGSQIYQEVMYTFNLNKAAAWSICLLAISFLSLLLLKAIERRLIGTME; encoded by the coding sequence ATGACGGAAACGCAGCCTGCCTCGCCGGCCAAGGCGCTGCTGCTCCTGCCGGTCCTCGTCCTGCTCGGCCTGTTCTTCGCCTCGGTCTTCCAGCTCTTCTCGAACGGCTTCGCTGATGCCGATGGCTGGTCGCTGCGCTATTTCCGCCAGATCCTCAACCGCAGCGACTATCAGGTCATCTTCGCGCGGACGATCCTGTCGTCGCTGACCGTCGCCCTGCTTTCGGTCGCCCTGTCCTATCCGATCGCGCTCCTGCTCTGGCGGCTCGAACGCTGGCGCAACACGCTCCTGATCGTGGTCCTCGTGCCCTGGCTCGTCAGCCTGGTCGTGCGCACCTATGGCTGGCTCGTGCTGCTCGGCCCCAAGGGCGTGATCAACGGCATGCTGGCCTGGACCGGCATCATCCAGCAGCCCTTAGCGCTGATGTTCAACGATCTCGGCATCGTCATCGGCCTGACCCATGTGCTGATCCCCTTCGCGGTGATCTCGATCCTGTCCTCGCTGCTGGCGATCGAGAGCAATCTGGAGGAGGCTTCCGGCGTGCTTGGCGCGAGCCGCTTCCAGACCTTCCGGCGCATCGTGCTGCCGCTGTCGCTGCCGGGCGCCTTCACGGCGCTGATCGTGATCTTCCTGGCGAGCATCGGCGCGATCGTCACGCCGATCGTGCTCGGCGGCATGTCGCATCAGTTCGTCGGATCGCAGATTTACCAGGAGGTCATGTACACCTTCAATCTGAACAAGGCCGCCGCCTGGTCGATCTGCCTGCTCGCCATCAGCTTCCTGTCGCTGCTCCTGCTGAAAGCCATCGAGCGCCGGCTGATCGGAACCATGGAGTGA